A genome region from Dolichospermum compactum NIES-806 includes the following:
- a CDS encoding BamA/TamA family outer membrane protein, whose translation MIKKHLTPGLMAMVAMTVPLAISVKANAQATDSHPQTTEVLTAETNQPEKQHPVKSDGSENLTSHALALPIVGEKESNHFSPIAKVVTPNSAAVDKASVIVPKTTIVPITAQVPQPETTQPPAATPTQKNSTPSTIKTESEVTPQPTVTTPAKPTQPPATESSPEATEARVLVSEVAIKSETGQITPELETEVYKVIRTQAGQTTTRSQLQEDISAIFRTGFFSNVQAFPEDTPLGVRVSFIVTPNPTLSKVELDANPGTAVASVLPAGTANEIFSNQYGKILNLRELNEGIKQLTKRYQDQGYVLANLIGAPKVSDNGVVTLQVAEGVVESVKVRFRNKDGEDVDDKGNPIRGRTKDYIITRELELKSGTVFNRNTVQRDLARVYGLGLFEPPDTEPISLAPGSDPSKVNVLVNVIERTSGSIAAGAGISSASGLFGTVSYQQQNLGGRNQKLGTEVQLGERELLFDLRFTDPWIGGDPYRTSYTANIFRRRSISLIFEGKDNNIETFNPDNITDTNQQDRPRITRLGGGVTFTRPLSANPFKSSEWLASAGLQYQRVSGRDADGNLRKEGAIFDDNGKIISDRIPLTLSSSGEDDLLLFKLGAQRDLRNNSLQPTNGSFLSFGVDQSVPVGSGSIFMTRLRGNYSQYLPIKLISFSKKPQTLAFNLQGGTIFGDVPPYETFTLGGSNSVRGYDEGRLGTGSKYIQAAVEYRFPVFSVVSGALFFDYGSDLGSSTQSAQLLKKNGNGYGYGVGLRVQSPLGPIRIDYGVTDEGDSRINFGIGERF comes from the coding sequence ATGATTAAAAAACATTTAACACCCGGATTAATGGCTATGGTAGCCATGACAGTCCCTTTAGCAATTTCTGTCAAAGCAAACGCCCAAGCTACTGATAGTCACCCACAGACCACAGAAGTTTTGACAGCAGAAACAAATCAGCCAGAAAAACAGCATCCTGTTAAAAGTGATGGTAGTGAAAATCTGACATCCCATGCCCTCGCATTGCCAATAGTTGGAGAAAAAGAATCTAATCACTTTTCTCCGATTGCGAAAGTCGTCACGCCCAATTCAGCCGCAGTAGACAAAGCATCTGTTATTGTCCCAAAAACCACAATAGTTCCCATTACCGCACAAGTCCCCCAACCAGAGACTACTCAACCCCCTGCGGCTACACCTACTCAAAAAAACTCAACTCCCTCAACAATCAAGACGGAATCTGAAGTTACACCACAACCCACAGTAACTACCCCAGCAAAACCGACCCAACCTCCTGCGACTGAATCTAGTCCAGAAGCAACGGAAGCCCGTGTACTGGTGTCAGAGGTAGCAATTAAATCAGAAACAGGACAAATCACCCCCGAACTAGAAACCGAAGTTTATAAAGTAATTCGTACCCAAGCCGGACAAACAACCACCCGTTCCCAACTTCAAGAAGATATTAGTGCGATTTTTAGAACTGGGTTTTTCTCCAACGTCCAAGCATTTCCAGAAGATACCCCTCTGGGTGTGCGAGTCAGTTTTATTGTTACCCCCAATCCCACTCTCTCCAAAGTAGAATTAGACGCAAATCCTGGCACAGCAGTTGCCTCTGTCCTTCCTGCTGGAACAGCCAACGAAATATTTAGTAATCAATATGGCAAAATTCTCAACTTGCGGGAATTAAACGAAGGCATCAAGCAATTAACAAAGCGTTATCAAGATCAAGGTTATGTGCTGGCTAACTTAATTGGCGCACCCAAAGTCTCAGACAATGGAGTTGTTACCCTCCAAGTTGCCGAAGGGGTTGTAGAAAGCGTGAAAGTCCGATTCCGTAACAAAGATGGTGAAGACGTAGACGACAAAGGCAACCCAATTCGGGGACGGACAAAGGATTATATTATTACGCGAGAATTAGAATTAAAGTCGGGAACGGTATTCAATCGCAATACAGTACAGAGAGACTTAGCACGGGTATATGGATTAGGATTGTTTGAACCGCCAGATACTGAACCTATATCTCTTGCCCCTGGTAGTGACCCCAGCAAAGTAAATGTGCTAGTCAATGTGATTGAACGTACCAGCGGTTCTATTGCTGCCGGGGCGGGTATCAGTTCCGCTAGTGGTTTATTTGGAACTGTTAGCTATCAGCAGCAAAACCTGGGAGGAAGAAACCAAAAATTAGGGACAGAGGTACAGTTAGGAGAACGGGAACTACTATTTGACCTCCGCTTTACTGATCCTTGGATTGGTGGTGATCCTTATCGAACTTCATATACAGCAAATATTTTCCGTCGTCGTTCTATTTCTCTGATTTTTGAAGGTAAAGATAATAACATTGAAACCTTTAATCCTGATAATATTACTGATACAAATCAACAAGATCGCCCCCGGATTACTCGGTTAGGTGGTGGTGTTACCTTTACTCGTCCCCTGTCTGCCAATCCTTTCAAAAGTTCCGAGTGGCTGGCTTCTGCGGGACTACAGTATCAACGGGTTTCTGGTCGTGATGCTGACGGAAATTTAAGGAAGGAAGGGGCAATATTTGATGATAATGGTAAAATCATCAGTGATAGAATTCCCCTTACCCTTTCTTCTTCCGGGGAAGATGATTTATTACTATTCAAGCTGGGCGCACAAAGGGATCTCCGCAATAATTCCTTACAACCCACAAACGGTTCTTTTCTCAGCTTTGGAGTTGATCAATCTGTACCTGTGGGTTCAGGTAGTATTTTTATGACTAGGTTACGAGGTAACTATAGTCAGTATCTACCGATTAAATTGATTAGCTTTAGCAAAAAACCGCAAACTTTAGCATTTAACCTCCAAGGCGGAACTATATTTGGCGATGTACCTCCTTATGAAACCTTTACTCTGGGTGGTAGTAACTCGGTTCGGGGTTATGACGAAGGCAGATTGGGTACGGGTAGTAAGTATATCCAAGCTGCGGTTGAATATCGCTTCCCTGTGTTCTCTGTGGTCAGTGGCGCACTATTTTTTGATTATGGTAGTGATTTGGGAAGTAGTACCCAATCTGCACAATTGTTAAAGAAAAATGGTAATGGCTATGGCTATGGTGTGGGTTTGCGGGTGCAATCTCCACTTGGACCAATTCGTATAGATTATGGTGTCACTGATGAAGGTGATAGTCGGATCAATTTTGGGATTGGAGAAAGATTTTAA
- the purC gene encoding phosphoribosylaminoimidazolesuccinocarboxamide synthase, whose product MSVNSKLYEGKAKILYATDDPEILLADFKDDATAFNAQKRGSIENKGMINCSISSQLFQQLAMQGIKTHFIDSPAPNLMRVKAVKIIPLEVVVRNIAAGSLCQQTGLALGTVLSQPLVEFYYKDDSLGDPLLTSDRLFLLELATPEQVAQITHLALKINEFLKQFWEKCQITLVDFKLEFGVDSQQQVLLADEISPDTCRLWDIAETDTNRRVMDKDRFRRDLGNVENAYQEVLQRVLKVVESYKAE is encoded by the coding sequence ATGTCTGTTAATTCTAAACTTTACGAAGGCAAAGCTAAAATTCTTTATGCCACAGATGATCCAGAGATTTTGTTGGCTGATTTTAAGGATGATGCTACAGCCTTTAATGCTCAAAAACGAGGCAGCATTGAAAACAAGGGCATGATTAACTGTAGTATTTCTAGTCAACTATTCCAACAATTGGCAATGCAGGGGATTAAAACTCATTTTATTGATAGTCCAGCCCCCAATTTGATGAGAGTTAAGGCTGTAAAAATTATCCCCTTAGAAGTGGTTGTCAGAAATATTGCGGCTGGTAGCCTGTGTCAGCAAACTGGGTTAGCACTGGGAACTGTGTTATCACAGCCTTTGGTGGAATTCTATTATAAAGATGATAGTCTAGGTGATCCTCTACTGACAAGCGATCGCCTATTTCTCCTAGAATTAGCCACACCGGAACAAGTTGCTCAAATTACCCATCTTGCCTTGAAAATCAACGAATTTCTCAAGCAGTTTTGGGAAAAGTGTCAAATTACCCTAGTGGACTTTAAACTGGAATTTGGCGTAGATTCACAACAGCAAGTGCTTTTAGCCGACGAAATTAGTCCCGATACCTGTCGTCTATGGGACATAGCCGAAACTGATACTAACCGTCGAGTTATGGATAAAGACCGTTTTCGTCGTGACTTAGGAAACGTAGAAAATGCCTATCAGGAGGTTTTACAGAGAGTATTAAAAGTAGTAGAAAGCTACAAAGCTGAGTAA
- the lpxC gene encoding UDP-3-O-acyl-N-acetylglucosamine deacetylase translates to MEQHTLAGEITQAGVGLHSGVNTQVRILPAPPESNRFFVRVDLPNSPMIPAQVAAVSKTVLSTQLGKDEVCVRTVEHLLAALAAMGVDNARIEIDGPEVPLLDGSARIWCERIAEVGIVAQMAHNLPAPVITEPVWIYEGDAFVCALPAPATRFSYGIDFNLAAIGNQWHSWLLMSCLEKSAADFAVEIAPARTFGLQDQIEYLQRSGLIKGGSLDNALVCGVKGWLNPPLRFANEPVRHKILDLVGDLSLLGTFPVAHFLAYKASHNLHIQLARKILELF, encoded by the coding sequence ATGGAACAACATACGTTAGCTGGGGAAATTACCCAAGCTGGTGTGGGTTTGCATAGTGGTGTTAATACTCAGGTGCGAATATTACCTGCGCCACCGGAGAGTAACCGCTTTTTTGTGCGGGTAGATTTACCAAATTCACCCATGATTCCTGCTCAGGTTGCAGCTGTGAGTAAGACTGTGCTTTCTACTCAGTTGGGTAAGGATGAGGTCTGTGTTCGCACTGTGGAGCATTTACTGGCAGCTTTGGCGGCTATGGGGGTGGATAACGCCAGAATTGAAATTGATGGACCGGAAGTGCCACTTTTAGATGGTTCGGCGCGGATTTGGTGTGAAAGAATTGCTGAGGTGGGAATAGTAGCCCAAATGGCGCATAATTTACCTGCACCTGTTATTACTGAACCAGTTTGGATTTATGAGGGTGATGCTTTTGTTTGCGCTCTACCTGCACCGGCCACTCGATTTAGCTATGGGATAGATTTTAATTTGGCGGCAATTGGTAATCAATGGCACAGTTGGTTATTAATGTCCTGTTTGGAAAAGTCTGCGGCGGATTTTGCGGTAGAAATTGCGCCGGCACGGACTTTTGGGTTACAGGATCAAATTGAATATCTGCAAAGGTCGGGATTAATTAAAGGTGGGAGTTTGGATAATGCTCTGGTTTGCGGGGTTAAAGGTTGGCTAAATCCCCCATTACGATTTGCAAATGAGCCAGTCCGTCATAAAATTTTGGATCTAGTAGGAGATCTAAGTTTACTGGGAACTTTCCCTGTTGCTCATTTTTTGGCGTACAAAGCTAGTCATAATTTACACATTCAACTAGCCAGAAAAATTTTAGAGTTGTTCTAA
- the fabZ gene encoding 3-hydroxyacyl-ACP dehydratase FabZ yields MSTITEPNSQEVNTSSEDKQTIKTTLTIEEIQELLPHRYPFLLVDRIIDYVPGKKAVGIKNVTFNEPQFQGHFPGRSLMPGVLIIEAMAQVGGIVMTQMPDSKGGLFVFAGIDKVRFRRQIVPGDQLVITVELLWVKQRRFGKMQGRAEVDGQLAAEGELMFSLIS; encoded by the coding sequence ATGTCCACTATTACCGAACCTAATTCTCAGGAAGTAAATACATCAAGTGAGGATAAACAGACAATTAAAACTACCTTGACTATTGAGGAAATTCAGGAACTTTTGCCCCATCGCTATCCATTTTTACTGGTAGATCGGATTATTGATTATGTACCTGGTAAGAAGGCTGTGGGTATTAAAAATGTTACTTTTAATGAACCCCAATTTCAAGGGCATTTTCCGGGGCGATCGCTCATGCCCGGTGTGTTAATTATTGAAGCAATGGCACAAGTTGGGGGGATTGTGATGACGCAAATGCCGGACTCCAAAGGAGGACTGTTTGTATTTGCTGGTATTGATAAAGTCCGGTTTCGTCGGCAAATTGTTCCTGGGGATCAACTGGTGATCACGGTGGAACTGTTGTGGGTAAAACAGCGTCGTTTCGGGAAAATGCAAGGACGAGCGGAAGTTGACGGACAGTTAGCCGCTGAAGGAGAACTAATGTTTTCTCTGATTAGTTAA
- the lpxA gene encoding acyl-ACP--UDP-N-acetylglucosamine O-acyltransferase, producing MKTLIHPTAVIHTSAELHPTVQVGAYAVIGENVRVGADTVIGAHAVLEGPCEIGTGNQIFAGAAIGMQPQDLKYVGEPTWVKIGNNNSIREYVTINRATGRGEATVIGNGNLLMAYVHVGHNCLIEDSVIIANSVALAGHVHIESRARLSGVLGVHQFVHIGGMSMVGGMTRIDRDVPPYMLVEGNPAKVRSLNLVGLKRSGMPASDFQLIKKAFRLLYRSEFLFKDALQELKNLGDTEELKHLRRFLLLSQMPGRRGLIPGKGKKSVNE from the coding sequence TTGAAAACACTTATTCATCCAACTGCTGTCATACATACTAGTGCGGAACTCCACCCAACAGTGCAAGTCGGCGCTTATGCTGTGATTGGAGAAAATGTCAGAGTTGGTGCAGACACTGTAATTGGCGCTCATGCTGTTCTGGAGGGTCCTTGTGAAATTGGTACGGGAAATCAGATTTTCGCCGGTGCAGCTATCGGTATGCAGCCACAGGATCTCAAGTATGTGGGAGAACCTACTTGGGTAAAAATTGGCAATAATAATTCCATTCGGGAGTATGTGACGATTAACCGCGCTACTGGTAGGGGTGAAGCGACAGTAATCGGCAATGGCAATTTATTGATGGCTTATGTTCATGTAGGTCATAATTGCCTGATTGAGGATTCTGTCATTATTGCTAATTCTGTGGCTTTGGCAGGTCATGTACATATTGAATCGCGAGCTAGACTGAGCGGCGTTTTAGGTGTGCATCAGTTCGTCCATATTGGGGGAATGTCAATGGTCGGAGGAATGACACGCATTGATAGAGATGTACCTCCTTATATGTTGGTGGAAGGAAATCCGGCAAAAGTGCGATCACTCAATTTGGTAGGATTAAAACGTTCGGGAATGCCTGCAAGTGACTTTCAATTAATTAAAAAGGCTTTCCGTCTTCTCTACCGTTCTGAGTTTTTATTTAAAGATGCTTTGCAGGAGTTGAAAAATTTAGGAGATACAGAGGAATTAAAACATCTTCGCCGTTTCTTGTTACTTTCCCAAATGCCGGGAAGACGCGGTTTAATTCCCGGAAAAGGTAAAAAATCCGTCAATGAATAG
- the lpxB gene encoding lipid-A-disaccharide synthase, protein MRIFISTGEVSGDLQGSLLIKALQRQSVAAGLTLEIIALGGDKMAEAGAKILGNTSGIGSMGLIESLPYVIPTLRVQRQAIAHLKKNPPDLVVLIDYMGPNLGIGTFMKENLPDVPVAYYIAPQEWVWSMSFQNTNRIVAFTDKLLAIFPEEARYYQQNGAKVSWVGHPLIDRMANAPSRTTAREKLGVKVEEIAIALLPASRHQELKYLLPIIFQAAQNIQSKLPNVHFWIPLSLETFKEPITAAIQEYGLKATIVSTQKQGVQDILAAADFAITKSGTVNLELALLNVPQVVVYRLHPLTAWIARHILKGSIPFASPVNLVVMREIVPEFLQEQATAENITQAAMELLLNPEKRQQTLTNYQEMRHCLGELGVCDRTAKEILAMKK, encoded by the coding sequence ATGCGAATATTTATTAGCACCGGTGAAGTTTCTGGAGATCTACAGGGTTCGCTATTAATTAAGGCACTTCAACGCCAATCTGTGGCTGCGGGGTTGACATTGGAAATTATTGCCTTGGGTGGCGATAAAATGGCGGAAGCTGGGGCGAAAATTTTGGGTAATACCAGCGGTATTGGTTCAATGGGTTTGATTGAGTCTTTGCCTTATGTTATTCCTACTTTAAGAGTACAACGGCAAGCGATCGCTCACTTGAAGAAAAATCCCCCGGATTTAGTGGTTCTCATTGACTATATGGGTCCAAATTTGGGCATTGGTACATTCATGAAGGAAAATTTGCCTGATGTGCCTGTGGCTTATTATATCGCTCCTCAAGAGTGGGTATGGTCTATGAGTTTTCAGAATACTAACCGCATTGTTGCTTTTACAGATAAACTATTAGCAATTTTCCCAGAAGAAGCCCGATATTATCAACAAAATGGGGCAAAGGTTTCTTGGGTAGGTCATCCTTTAATTGATAGAATGGCAAACGCGCCTAGTCGGACAACTGCGAGGGAGAAATTAGGAGTTAAAGTAGAAGAAATAGCGATCGCTCTTTTACCAGCTTCCCGTCATCAAGAATTAAAATATCTTCTACCAATAATTTTTCAAGCTGCCCAAAATATTCAATCTAAACTACCAAATGTACATTTTTGGATTCCTCTATCCTTGGAAACATTTAAAGAACCAATTACAGCCGCAATTCAAGAATATGGGTTAAAAGCTACAATAGTATCAACTCAAAAACAAGGCGTTCAAGATATTTTAGCAGCGGCTGATTTTGCCATTACTAAGTCGGGAACAGTGAACTTAGAATTAGCATTATTAAATGTCCCCCAAGTTGTAGTTTATCGTCTTCATCCTCTTACAGCTTGGATTGCGCGTCATATTCTTAAAGGTTCAATTCCTTTTGCTTCTCCAGTCAATTTAGTTGTCATGCGGGAAATTGTCCCAGAATTTTTACAAGAACAAGCTACAGCCGAGAATATTACCCAAGCTGCTATGGAATTGTTATTAAATCCTGAAAAAAGACAACAAACTTTGACCAATTATCAAGAAATGCGCCATTGTTTGGGAGAATTGGGAGTGTGCGATCGTACAGCTAAAGAAATATTAGCAATGAAAAAGTAG